From Halomicrobium zhouii, a single genomic window includes:
- a CDS encoding PrsW family intramembrane metalloprotease produces MARDERDPVAARSADSEDLYGVADWEVRTAFDRLVYWLYYGFYLTVRVGVVLAAVAILAAQFVLGGLGAVSNPVLGALTILSAVPALALAVYVWHADVTTQEPLHLLVVTFVLGVLFASFAGVLNGEIGDPVRNLASLGGAVPLLGSVVFFYVVVGPVEETVKLLAVRLFAFRSDRFDAVVDGAVYGAVAGLGFATIENALYITQDADAGLQAARAVTEAGGVAVVRGLAGPGHVIYSAFAGYYLGLAKFNREHAGPIVLKGLVIAAFVHATYNTLVGIVPDVVTTLTGVSPLVAFFGFVVVYDSVFGLLLIRKIRAYARAYRAANPAPATYESERTEFES; encoded by the coding sequence ATGGCACGGGACGAGCGGGACCCGGTGGCGGCCCGCAGCGCGGACTCCGAGGACCTCTACGGCGTCGCCGACTGGGAGGTCCGGACGGCGTTCGACCGGCTGGTCTACTGGCTCTACTACGGCTTCTACCTGACCGTCAGGGTGGGCGTCGTCCTCGCGGCGGTCGCCATCCTCGCCGCGCAGTTCGTCCTCGGCGGCCTCGGCGCGGTGTCGAACCCAGTGCTGGGCGCCCTCACGATCCTCTCCGCGGTCCCGGCACTGGCGCTGGCGGTCTACGTCTGGCACGCCGACGTCACGACGCAGGAACCACTCCACCTGCTGGTCGTGACGTTCGTCCTGGGCGTGCTGTTCGCCAGCTTCGCGGGCGTGCTGAACGGTGAGATCGGCGATCCAGTCCGGAACCTCGCCTCGCTAGGTGGCGCCGTCCCCCTGCTCGGCTCGGTCGTCTTCTTCTACGTCGTCGTGGGTCCGGTCGAGGAGACGGTCAAGCTACTGGCGGTCCGGCTGTTCGCCTTCCGGAGCGACCGGTTCGACGCGGTCGTCGACGGCGCGGTGTACGGCGCCGTCGCGGGGCTGGGCTTCGCCACCATCGAGAATGCGCTGTACATCACGCAGGACGCCGACGCGGGTCTCCAGGCGGCCAGAGCGGTCACGGAGGCCGGCGGCGTCGCCGTCGTCCGGGGGCTCGCGGGCCCGGGCCACGTCATCTACTCCGCGTTCGCGGGCTACTACCTCGGCCTGGCGAAGTTCAACCGCGAGCACGCCGGCCCCATCGTCCTGAAGGGGCTCGTCATCGCGGCGTTCGTCCACGCGACGTACAACACGCTGGTCGGCATCGTCCCCGACGTCGTCACCACACTGACCGGCGTCAGCCCGCTGGTTGCCTTCTTCGGGTTCGTCGTCGTCTACGACAGCGTCTTCGGCCTGCTGTTGATCCGGAAGATTAGGGCCTACGCGCGGGCTTACCGGGCGGCGAACCCGGCGCCGGCGACCTACGAGTCCGAGCGCACCGAATTCGAGTCCTGA
- a CDS encoding riboflavin synthase: MFTGIVEATGEVLAVEDDAGGRRVRISTGFEDLTHGQSISVSGACLTVEEFEPGEWFSVFLAAETVDRTFFDELAEGDIVNLERAMPADGRFDGHVVQGHVDATAEVVAVESVGEDWTFTFSLPDDLSQYLVEKGSITVDGISLTVADRDESTFSVAIIPSTYDLTTLSEKAPGDPVHLEVDVVAKYVERMVTDS; the protein is encoded by the coding sequence ATGTTCACCGGCATCGTCGAGGCCACCGGGGAGGTGCTCGCCGTCGAGGACGACGCGGGCGGGCGACGCGTCCGGATTTCGACCGGGTTCGAGGACCTGACCCACGGCCAGTCGATCAGCGTCAGCGGCGCCTGTCTCACCGTCGAGGAGTTCGAACCGGGCGAGTGGTTCTCGGTCTTCCTCGCCGCGGAGACCGTCGATCGGACGTTCTTCGACGAGCTGGCCGAAGGCGATATCGTCAACCTCGAACGGGCGATGCCGGCCGACGGGCGCTTCGACGGCCACGTCGTCCAGGGCCACGTGGACGCGACCGCCGAGGTGGTCGCCGTGGAGTCCGTCGGGGAAGACTGGACGTTCACGTTCTCGCTGCCCGACGACCTCTCCCAGTACCTCGTCGAGAAAGGCTCCATCACCGTCGACGGGATCAGCCTGACCGTCGCCGACCGGGACGAGTCGACGTTCTCGGTGGCCATCATCCCCTCGACCTACGACCTGACGACGCTCTCCGAGAAGGCCCCCGGCGACCCGGTCCACCTGGAGGTCGACGTCGTCGCGAAGTACGTCGAGCGGATGGTCACGGACTCGTAG